The following nucleotide sequence is from Mesobacillus jeotgali.
GTTTTGAGGGAGCAATTCTCTCAAAGCTTTTTTGTTCCTTGAAAACTAGATAATCGTAAGTAAGAAGAACCAAGAAAAAACCGAGTGATCGCCATTTTAGTTTTTCTCTCTATTTAATAGAGAAATGACCTTTTAGGTTAAGTTAGAAAGGGCGCACGGTGGATGCCTTGGCACTAGGAGCCGATGAAGGACGGGACTAACACCGATATGCTTCGGGGAGCTGTAAGTAAGCTTTGATCCGGAGATTTCCGAATGGGGAAACCCACTGTTCGTAATGGAACAGTATCTTTGCCTGAATACATAGGGCATTGAAGGCAGACCCGGGGAACTGAAACATCTAAGTACCCGGAGGAAGAGAAAGCAAACGCGATTCCCTGAGTAGCGGCGAGCGAAACGGGACATAGCCCAAACCAAGAGGCTTGCCTCTTGGGGTTGTAGGACACTCAACATGGAGTTACAAAGGAACGGGGTAGATGAAGTGGTCTGGAAAGGCCCGTCAGAGAAGGTAAAAACCCTGTAGTTGAAACTTCGTTCCCTCCTGAGTGGATCCTGAGTACGGCGGGACACGAGAAATCCCGTCGGAAGCTGGGAGGACCATCTCCCAAGGCTAAATACTCCCTAGTGACCGATAGTGAACCAGTACCGTGAGGGAAAGGTGAAAAGCACCCCGGAAGGGGAGTGAAAGAGATCCTGAAACCGTGTGCCTACAAGTAGTCAGAGCCCGTTCATGGGTGATGGCGTGCCTTTTGTAGAATGAACCGGCGAGTTACGATTACATGCAAGGTTAAGTTGATGAGACGGAGCCGCAGCGAAAGCGAGTCTGAATAGGGCGAATGAGTATGTGGTCGTAGACCCGAAACCAGGTGATCTACCCATGTCCAGGGTGAAGGTTGGGTAACACCAACTGGAGGCCCGAACCCACGCACGTTGAAAAGTGCGGGGATGAGGTGTGGGTAGCGGAGAAATTCCAATCGAACTTGGAGATAGCTGGTTCTCTCCGAAATAGCTTTAGGGCTAGCCTCACGTTGTAAGAGTCTTGGAGGTAGAGCACTGTTTGGACTAGGGGCCCTCATCGGGTTACCGAATTCAGACAAACTCCGAATGCCAAAGACTTATCCGTGGGAGTCAGACTGCGAGTGATAAGATCCGTAGTCAAAAGGGAAACAGCCCAGACCACCAGCTAAGGTCCCAAAGTATACGTTAAGTGGAAAAGGATGTGGAGTTGCTTAGACAACCAGGATGTTGGCTTAGAAGCAGCCACCATTTAAAGAGTGCGTAATAGCTCACTGGTCGAGTGACTCTGCGCCGAAAATGTACCGGGGCTAAACGTATCACCGAAGCTGTGGATTGACATCTTAGATGTCAGTGGTAGGAGAGCGTTCTAAGGGCGTTGAAGTCAGACCGTAAGGACTGGTGGAGCGCTTAGAAGTGAGAATGCCGGTATGAGTAGCGAAAGATGGGTGAGAATCCCATCCACCGAATGCCTAAGGTTTCCTGAGGAAGGCTCGTCCTCTCAGGGTTAGTCGGGACCTAAGCCGAGGCCGAAAGGCGTAGGCGATGGACAACAGGTTGATATTCCTGTACCACCTCTTTATCGTTTGAGCAATGGGGGGACGCAGGAGGATAGGGTAAGCGCGCTGTTGGATATGCGCGTCTAAGCAGTTAGGCTGCAAGTGAGGCAAATCCCGCTTGCGTGAAGGCTGAGCTGTGACAGCGAGGGAAATATAGTACCGAAGTTCCTGATTCCACACTGCCAAGAAAAGCCTCTAGCGAGATAAAAGGTGCCCGTACCGCAAACCGACACAGGTAGGCGAGGAGAGAATCCTAAGGTGAGCGAGAGAACTCTCGTTAAGGAACTCGGCAAAATGACCCCGTAACTTCGGGAGAAGGGGTGCTCATTTGGGTGAATAGCCCGGATGAGCCGCAGTGAATAGGCCCAGGCGACTGTTTAGCAAAAACACAGGTCTCTGCGAAGCCGCAAGGCGAAGTATAGGGGCTGACGCCTGCCCGGTGCTGGAAGGTTAAGAGGAGGGGTTAGCTCACGCGAAGCTCTGAATCGAAGCCCCAGTAAACGGCGGCCGTAACTATAACGGTCCTAAGGTAGCGAAATTCCTTGTCGGGTAAGTTCCGACCCGCACGAAAGGCGTAACGATCTGGGCACTGTCTCAACGAGAGACTCGGTGAAATTATAGTACCTGTGAAGATGCAGGTTACCCGCGACAGGACGGAAAGACCCCGTGGAGCTTTACTGTAGCCTGATATTGAATTTTGGTACAGCTTGTACAGGATAGGTAGGAGCCTGAGAAACCGGAGCGCCAGCTTCGGTGGAGGCGTCGGTGGGATACTACCCTGGCTGTATTGAAATTCTAACCCACGCCCCTGATCGGGGCGGGAGACAGTGTCAGGTGGGCAGTTTGACTGGGGCGGTCGCCTCCTAAAGAGTAACGGAGGCGCCCAAAGGTTCCCTCAGAATGGTTGGAAATCATTCGCAGAGTGTAAAGGCACAAGGGAGCTTGACTGCGAGACCTACAAGTCGAGCAGGGACGAAAGTCGGGCTTAGTGATCCGGTGGTTCCGCATGGAAGGGCCATCGCTCAACGGATAAAAGCTACCCCGGGGATAACAGGCTTATCTCCCCCAAGAGTCCACATCGACGGGGAGGTTTGGCACCTCGATGTCGGCTCATCGCATCCTGGGGCTGTAGTCGGTCCCAAGGGTTGGGCTGTTCGCCCATTAAAGCGGTACGCGAGCTGGGTTCAGAACGTCGTGAGACAGTTCGGTCCCTATCCGTCGTGGGCGCAGGAAATTTGAGAGGAGCTGTCCTTAGTACGAGAGGACCGGGATGGACGCACCGCTGGTGTACCAGTTGTCTTGCCAAAGGCATCGCTGGGTAGCTATGTGCGGACGGGATAAGTGCTGAAAGCATCTAAGCATGAAGCCCCCCTCAAGATGAGATTTCCCATAGCGCAAGCTAGTAAGAACCCTGAAAGATGATCAGGTTGATAGGTCAGAGGTGGAAGCGCGGTGACGTGTGGAGCTGACTGATACTAATCGTTCGAGGACTTAACCAAAATGATTACTCGTTCTTCTTGTTTTCTTCTTACAACATTATCTAGTTTTGAGGGAATAAAAGCTTTTCATTAAGTGAAAAACTTTCTTAATTTTTCTCTTGCAAAATGCATAAAAGACAGTATAATAGATATTGTCTTTAAAAAATGTCTGGTGGCGATGGCGAGAAGGTCACACCCGTTCCCATACCGAACACGGAAGTTAAGCTTCTCAGCGCCGATGGTAGTTGGGGGTTTCCCCCTGTGAGAGTAGGACGCCGCCGGGCAGGATGCATTTTCATCCAATCTTCAAAGATATGGATCGCGTATCCAAGTCGGAGAAATAATCATTATTCCGCAGTAGCTCAGTGGTAGAGCACTCGGCTGTTAACCGAGCGGTCGTAGGTTCGAATCCTACCTGCGGAGCCAATTTGGAGAGCTGTCCGAGAGGTCGAAGGAGCACGATTGGAAATCGTGTAGACGGTCAACGCTGTCTCAAGGGTTCGAATCCCTTGCTCTCCGCCATAGAAACTTATATCTGGCCCCTTGGTCAAGCGGTTAAGACACCGCCCTTTCACGGCGGTAACACGGGTTCGAATCCCGTAGGGGTCACCAAACGGAGGATTAGCTCAGCTGGGAGAGCATCTGCCTTACAAGCAGAGGGTCGGCGGTTCGATCCCGTCATCCTCCACCATGATTTTTCACGAAGTGAAAATAATCTTCAATTAATATCGTCGCGGGGTGGAGCAACGAGCGTTACTTCACTGTATGAACTGCGAGTTGTACCGATTGAGCAGCAGCTTGAATAAACTTCCTGAGATCGGGACAGTCATTGCTCTTAAGGTGCATGCACAAATCGATATTCTTTATTACCGTCGCGGGGTGGAGCAGTCCGGTAGCTCGTCGGGCTCATAACCCGAAGGTCGCAGGTTCAAATCCTGCCCCCGCAATCATAAAGTTATTTTCAAGTTAATCACTTGAAAAGACTTTGGTCCCGTGGTGTAGCGGTTAACATGCCTGCCTGTCACGCAGGAGATCGCCGGTTCGATCCCGGTCGGGACCGCCATTGTGGCTCAGTAGCTCAGTCGGTAGAGCAAAGGACTGAAAATCCTTGTGTCGGCGGTTCGATTCCGTCCTGAGCCACCATTTATGTAATACCTTGTTATTTAGGTAATTTAATAAAATGGCTTTTTTAACATCAGAAAAAATGTTATAGTGGAGGGGTAGCGAAGTGGCTAAACGCGGCGGACTGTAAATCCGCTCCCTCAGGGTTCGGCGGTTCGAATCCGTCCCCCTCCACCACTTAATATAGGGGTATAGTTTAAAGGTAGAACGAAGGTCTCCAAAACCTTTGGTGTGGGTTCGATTCCTACTACCCCTGCCAATTTTATTATGGCGATTGTGGCGAAGTGGTTAACGCATCGGATTGTGGTTCCGACATTCGTGGGTTCGATTCCCATCAGTCGCCCCATTTTAATCACAAATTCATCAGTAGATGAATAGTATATTTTGGGCTATAGCCAAGCGGTAAGGCAACGGACTTTGACTCCGTCATGCGTTGGTTCGAATCCAGCTAGCCCAGCCATTTTGCGGAAGTAGTTCAGTGGTAGAATACAACCTTGCCAAGGTTGGGGTCGCGGGTTCGAATCCCGTCTTCCGCTCCAAAAATATATGGCGGCATAGCCAAGTGGTAAGGCAAAGGTCTGCAAAACCTTTATTCACCGGTTCAAATCCGGTTGCCGCCTCCACTAGATTATAGTGGCAGCAAGACAATTTAATATGCCGGTGTGGCGGAATTGGCAGACGCGCACGACTCAAAATCGTGTTCCTTCTGGAGTGTCGGTTCGACCCCGACCACCGGTACCACTTTTATTATAAACAGGTGATCCTGTTTTCTTTATTTCATAAAGATGTGTATGCGGGTGTAGTTTACTGGTAAAACCTCAGCCTTCCAAGCTGATGTAGTGGGTTCGATTCCCATCACCCGCTCCATACATACGTGACTAACGCAGTATGTCGTTTCCAGAAAACGATATGCTGCGTTTTTTCTTTTCTTTGTCTTTGTAAAAAACTGAATGTTGATTTCACAGTGTTCCATTCAAGTCGTTGGATTTTGTCTTATTTATAGCAGTTAACCGGAATACCTCCGCTTATTTCAGCTTCATACGCTTCAAATATTACAATAGCCGGAATTTCTCCGCTTAAAAATCTCATACCTACTTGAAAATAACAATGAATGATATAAAGTATTATCTTTTCTTTAAATATTTCTCGAAAAGAAAGTAGGATGCCTCAGCATCCTAAAATTCGATATGTGCCCGCTCCGCCATGGATTTGGGTAAACATGTTCATTAGAGACTCGGTCATTTTTTGCTTGCCTTCAGGGGAAGCTGAAGGTCTTAAATAAACGATCTGCAGAGCATTTGTTGTTTTTTCAGTTACGGCTGTTCTTTCTGAATCAACAAATGGACTTCCGAATGGTCCTTGTTCATCAGCAGAGATCATCAGGTTCGCCAGGTTATTCGTTCTTCCATTCAAACCTGTGTATTCTTCGTTTTCTTCTCCTATTTTAATCGTTACATTCCCCAACAGCTTGTCACTGTCATAAACACCTATTGGGATTTGATATTCAAGTGAGAAGAAATTATTTAAATCTATCGCGCTATGTATTGATTGAAGATAATTCTGCTTTGCAACACGGCGGTAGAGTGCTTCTGCTGAGTGTCTGTATCGGTTCGGGTCCTTCCCTGTAGTTTTGAATATTGAGCGCCACTCTTTAATGCCTTCAAGATCCGTTACGTTTTTTTCCAGAAGGTCGAAGTAGATTGATTCCTGAAAAAGCTGCAATCTGCCTTTTAACATTTGCGGAGACTTACCTACCTGTATGTCTTTATATTCGATAATCCCGACTGAAAATCGGGGAATGAGATCACATAATGCACTGGAAACTTGAATTTCCATTGATTCCACCTCCAAATTGGCTTTAAAATAGTTTATCATAAAAGTAATTTGCTTATAAATTTAGGGATTCAATATAGATAACAATATTGAAAGGAGGGAACCACCATGGATACAGCTAGCCTGAAAAAGGATATTATTGAATACAGCAAAACGATCGGCATCGATAAAATTGGTTTTGCAGCTCCATCAGCATTTGAAGAGATGAAGGTCAGGTTATACAGGCAGCAGGAACTTCAATATCAATCTGGATTCGAGGAAAAGGACATTGAGAAGAGAACGGAGCCTTCTCTGATCTTTGATCGTCCTAAATCAATCATCTCGATAGCAATAGCTTATCCTTCAAAGATGAAGACGAGAGTTGTCAGCAAGAAGGGAGAACGGCGTGGAATCTTCTGCCGTGCATCCTGGGGGACAGATTACCACGTGGTCCTTAGGGACAGGCTGAAAAAACTGGAGGAGTACATTGTATCGAAGGTACCTGATGCGAGGTTCAAGTCGATGGTCGATACGGGAGAACTTGTGGACAGAGCTGTTGCTGAACGGGCAGGAATCGGTTGGAGCGGAAAGAACTGTTCCATTATCACACCAGAGTTTGGATCATATGTTTATTTGGGTGAGATGATCACGAATCTTCCATTTGAACCCGATACGCCGATGGAGGATCGTTGTGGCAGCTGCAATAAATGTGTGGAAGTCTGTCCGACAGGAGCTCTTGTGCAGGGCGGCCAGTTAGATGCGCAAAAATGTATTGCCTTCGTGACTCAGACTAAGGGCTTTTTGGCAGACGAGTTCCGTGAAAAGCTTGGAAACCGCTTATATGGCTGTGATACTTGCCAGACAGTTTGTCCTGAGAATAAAGGGAAGGATTTTCACTTTCATGAAGAAATGGAACCTGACCCTGAGATTGCGAAGCCGCTCCTGAAACCTTTACTGACCATGAGCAACCGTGAATTTAAAGAAAAGTTCGGGCACGTCTCCGGTTCGTGGAGAGGCAAGAAGCCTATTCAGCGCAATGCGATCATTGCCCTTGCGCATTATAAGGATAATACAGCAATACCAGAGCTGATTATGGTGTTGAAGGATGACCCAAGACCTGTGCTCAGGGGGACAGCAGCATGGGCCCTTGGCAAAATCGGCGGCAGTGACGCTTTTGACGCATTGAAACATGCTTCTTCTGTTGAGAAAGATGAGGAAGTATTAAATGAGATCAGCAAGGGAATGGAATTTTTCAAGGGCAATTCAGAGTCGAATATAACTGTGTAAGAAGGATGGATTTTCATAAAATCCATCTCTTTTTATGCGTGAAATCCTGGAACGTTTCATAAATATGAATGGTGAAGGGAGAGATGAACATGCGTGAGCAACTGCAGGAACTGTTGGAACAGCGTGTCCTTCAATGTGTTTCCATGCCGAGAAATCAATTGCACGAGTGTCCCAGTATAGAGCAGAAAAAGCAGAGTTTTGCCAACAGATCTGCTGAAATAGTAAAAGCAAAGGCAAATGGCAGGGTTGAAGAAAAATTTGAAGATAAGGAGAATGCCTCGATTTTATATGAGGTTCATTTTCAGTATTTGATCAAGCAGCGGGGACTATTTTACATGGAGGAGGAAGTGGAGAAGAGGCAGGCGGAGTTTTACAAGGGTGTTCTGGTAAAGGATGAAAAGCTGAATGAGATCAGAGAGTCCCAGGGCAGCGATGAAGCGTTGCCTGCTTTTGCGCAGCAGGAGGGGGACCAGGAGAGGAAGGGCTTCAGATACGACAGGCTGAAGGCCGTCCAGTATGCTGAAAGATGGTGGAATGACTACAACCCTGCATATAAGAAGTTCGAGGTTGATTGTACCAACTATATCTCACAATGCCTGCATCAGGGTGGAGGGCCGATGCGCGGGTATCCAAACCGCAGCAAAGGCTGGTGGATGCAGAATGATAACTGGAGCTTCAGCTGGTCGGTAGCCAATGCGATGCGCTGGCACATCCCAGGATCCAAGCTGGGCTTAAGGGGAAGAGAAGTAAACAGTGCTGAAAAGCTTAAGCTTGGTGATGTCATCTGCTATGATTTTGAGGGAGATGGTCGTTTTGACCACACTACAATTGTTACGGGACACGATGCGGATGGTATGCCGCTAGTCAATGCTCATACGTACAACAGCCGGATGCGATATTGGGCTTATGAGGATTCGACAGCTTATACCCCGAATATTAAATACAAGTTCTTTACGATTACGGATGATTACGACGATATATGATGACTTAATGACACTTGTATGGCGCCATTTCTTTTGCTGAGAAGGAGTGTAGTGGTATAATAGCTTTAGTTTTTAACAGAGGTGAAAGTCATGGCATTGCATGTTGTATTATACCAGCCGCTCATACCAGCAAACACTGGCAATATCGCCCGTACATGTGCTGGTACCGATACCGAGCTTCATTTGATCAGGCCGTTGGGATTTTCAACGGATGACAAAATGTTGAAGAGGGCGGGTTTGGATTACTGGGAGCATGTGAAGATTCACTATTATGATTCGCTTGAGGATTTTTATCAACAGAACGAAGGCGGAGAATTCTTTTATGTGACCAAATTTGGCAAAAAGGCGCATTCCGATTTTGATTATAGTGCAGTTGAAAAGGATTTCTTTTTTATTTTTGGCAGAGAGACGACAGGACTTCCCCCAGAAGTGATCGAAAACAATATGGAGACATGCCTGAGGCTGCCTATGAATGAAAATATCCGTTCATTAAATCTGTCTAACACAGCTGCGATTTTGATTTATGAAGCGCTTAGGCAGCAGGACTATCGCGATTTGCGTAAATACTAGGAGGCCTTTTCAGGTCTCCTTTTTGGCATGCCAATGTGCCAGCTGGAATTTAAGGGACGAATGAGTACTTTGCATTGAATGAAAAGTTAGGCTATACATTTTCCAGAAGGAGTTGTTATTGAAATGAACCAGGTAATCGAGACTCTCTTACAGCATCGTTCGGTCAGGCGTTTTACGGATACACAGCTGGATCGAGAACAAATTGAAGCAATCGTAAAAAGCGCGCAGGCAGCATCCACTTCAAGCTTCATCCAAGCCTATTCGATCATTGGTGTTACGGATCAAAAAAAGAAGGACAAGCTGGCTGAAATTGCTGGGAATCAAGCTTATGTTGCGGCAAATGGACATTTCTTCGTTTTCTGTGCGGATCTTCACCGCCATAAGGTCATAGCAGAGATGGAAGGTACAGATCTTGATGACTCGATTGAGAGTACAGAGAAATTCATGGTTGCCTTGATCGATGCTGCTCTGGCAGCCCAGAACGCCGCCATTGCGGCTGAATCCATGGGACTGGGGATTTGCTATATAGGCGGAATACGGAACGACCTCGAGGCGGTAAAGGAGGTTCTGAAGACACCAGAACATGTTATTCCGCTGTTTGGCATGGCAGTAGGCTATCCTGACCAGGAAACGGATGTGAAGCCGCGCCTGCCTCTCGAGCATGTGTATATGGAAAATGAGTACCAACAAGACAGGGTGTTGTTTGAAGAGCAGCTCCATAACTATAATAAAACTACTTCTGAATACTACCGGGAAAGAACCGGAGGGAGACGTGAGGACACCTGGACGGAACAGATGGCAAAGATGCTTGGGCGAAAATCAAGGATGTACATGAAGGAGTTTGTGGAAAAACAGAGTTTGAATAGAAAATAAATAATCATAGAAAAGTAAAAAAGCTGCCAATCGGCAGCTTTTTATTTTTTATTGACTCCCGGCTTATCATCGTAACCTGAAGTGAAGATTGCAGCCAAGAATGCAACGCTGACGCCCAGAATTAGAATTAGTTTCATGTATGTAAGCCTCCCTTTAATTCGATATTGTCCATATAGAAATTATTATAGCCTATTATCTCGAAACTGTGAAGGATTGGCTCATTTTTTCCTAAAAGACGTAAAAAGGACAATCATCCTTGCAGAACGTTTACGCATGTTCAAATTGTTTGCTGCATAGAATTTATTAATCGTCTCTTGATAACGCTAGATGGGGAGGTCCATATGGATATTTTAAAAAAGATTGAGATGTATCGCCAGGGTGAAGAGAAGCTTAAATGGGAAGGGACGTTCAGGGAGTATCTTGAAATTGTGAAGGAACAGCCATGGGTAGCTCAATCGGCACATTCACGTGTATATAATATGATCAAGGACGCTGGAATTGAAAAAGATAAAGGCAAGAAGCGCTATTCCTTCTTCAATTCACAGTTATTCGGCCTTGAAGAGGCACTGGAAAGGCTTGTTGAGGAATATTTTCATCCGGCTGCGAAAAGGCTTGATGTCAGAAAGAGGATTTTGTTGTTGATGGGACCGGTAAGTGGAGGTAAATCAACACTCGTCACAATGCTGAAAAGAGGGCTTGAGGCGTATTCGCATACAGACAGGGGAGCAATATATGCAATCAAAGGCTGCCCAATGCATGAAGACCCACTGCATATGATTCCGCATCATTTGCGCAAGGATTTTTATGATGAATATGGGATCAGAATTGAAGGCAATCTGTCTCCGCTTAATATGATGAGGCTTGAACAAGAGTATGGCGGCAGGATTGAAGATGTCATCGTGGAGCGAATTTTCTTCTCCGAGGATAAGCGGACGGGTATCGGCACATTCAGTCCATCTGATCCTAAATCACAGGATATTGCGGATTTGACTGGCAGCATTGACTTCTCGACCATCGCGGAATATGGATCTGAGTCCGATCCGCGGGCCTATCGTTTTGATGGGGAATTGAATAAGGCGAACCGAGGGATGATGGAGTTCCAGGAAATGCTCAAGTGTGATGAGAAATTCCTCTGGCACTTGCTGAGCCTGACGCAGGAAGGCAATTTTAAAGCGGGAAGATTCGCTTTAATTAGCGCGGATGAGTTGATTGTCGCGCATACGAATGAAACGGAATACCGTTCTTTCATTTCCAACAAGAAGAATGAAGCCTTGCATTCACGTATCATTGTGATGCCGATTCCATATAACCTAAAAGTGACTGAAGAAGAGAAGATCTATGACAAGATGATCAGGGAAAGTGATGTAAATGATGTCCATATCGCACCGCATACTCTAAGGGTGGCTGCGATGTTCACAATTCTTACTCGCCTGAAGGATCCTAAAAAGGGCGACATCGACCTGATCAAGAAGATGAGGCTTTATGATGGAGAAAGTGTCGAAGGGTACAAC
It contains:
- a CDS encoding B3/4 domain-containing protein — protein: MEIQVSSALCDLIPRFSVGIIEYKDIQVGKSPQMLKGRLQLFQESIYFDLLEKNVTDLEGIKEWRSIFKTTGKDPNRYRHSAEALYRRVAKQNYLQSIHSAIDLNNFFSLEYQIPIGVYDSDKLLGNVTIKIGEENEEYTGLNGRTNNLANLMISADEQGPFGSPFVDSERTAVTEKTTNALQIVYLRPSASPEGKQKMTESLMNMFTQIHGGAGTYRILGC
- the queG gene encoding tRNA epoxyqueuosine(34) reductase QueG, with protein sequence MDTASLKKDIIEYSKTIGIDKIGFAAPSAFEEMKVRLYRQQELQYQSGFEEKDIEKRTEPSLIFDRPKSIISIAIAYPSKMKTRVVSKKGERRGIFCRASWGTDYHVVLRDRLKKLEEYIVSKVPDARFKSMVDTGELVDRAVAERAGIGWSGKNCSIITPEFGSYVYLGEMITNLPFEPDTPMEDRCGSCNKCVEVCPTGALVQGGQLDAQKCIAFVTQTKGFLADEFREKLGNRLYGCDTCQTVCPENKGKDFHFHEEMEPDPEIAKPLLKPLLTMSNREFKEKFGHVSGSWRGKKPIQRNAIIALAHYKDNTAIPELIMVLKDDPRPVLRGTAAWALGKIGGSDAFDALKHASSVEKDEEVLNEISKGMEFFKGNSESNITV
- a CDS encoding amidase domain-containing protein, producing MREQLQELLEQRVLQCVSMPRNQLHECPSIEQKKQSFANRSAEIVKAKANGRVEEKFEDKENASILYEVHFQYLIKQRGLFYMEEEVEKRQAEFYKGVLVKDEKLNEIRESQGSDEALPAFAQQEGDQERKGFRYDRLKAVQYAERWWNDYNPAYKKFEVDCTNYISQCLHQGGGPMRGYPNRSKGWWMQNDNWSFSWSVANAMRWHIPGSKLGLRGREVNSAEKLKLGDVICYDFEGDGRFDHTTIVTGHDADGMPLVNAHTYNSRMRYWAYEDSTAYTPNIKYKFFTITDDYDDI
- the trmL gene encoding tRNA (uridine(34)/cytosine(34)/5-carboxymethylaminomethyluridine(34)-2'-O)-methyltransferase TrmL, with amino-acid sequence MALHVVLYQPLIPANTGNIARTCAGTDTELHLIRPLGFSTDDKMLKRAGLDYWEHVKIHYYDSLEDFYQQNEGGEFFYVTKFGKKAHSDFDYSAVEKDFFFIFGRETTGLPPEVIENNMETCLRLPMNENIRSLNLSNTAAILIYEALRQQDYRDLRKY
- the nfsA gene encoding oxygen-insensitive NADPH nitroreductase, producing MNQVIETLLQHRSVRRFTDTQLDREQIEAIVKSAQAASTSSFIQAYSIIGVTDQKKKDKLAEIAGNQAYVAANGHFFVFCADLHRHKVIAEMEGTDLDDSIESTEKFMVALIDAALAAQNAAIAAESMGLGICYIGGIRNDLEAVKEVLKTPEHVIPLFGMAVGYPDQETDVKPRLPLEHVYMENEYQQDRVLFEEQLHNYNKTTSEYYRERTGGRREDTWTEQMAKMLGRKSRMYMKEFVEKQSLNRK
- a CDS encoding PrkA family serine protein kinase, whose translation is MDILKKIEMYRQGEEKLKWEGTFREYLEIVKEQPWVAQSAHSRVYNMIKDAGIEKDKGKKRYSFFNSQLFGLEEALERLVEEYFHPAAKRLDVRKRILLLMGPVSGGKSTLVTMLKRGLEAYSHTDRGAIYAIKGCPMHEDPLHMIPHHLRKDFYDEYGIRIEGNLSPLNMMRLEQEYGGRIEDVIVERIFFSEDKRTGIGTFSPSDPKSQDIADLTGSIDFSTIAEYGSESDPRAYRFDGELNKANRGMMEFQEMLKCDEKFLWHLLSLTQEGNFKAGRFALISADELIVAHTNETEYRSFISNKKNEALHSRIIVMPIPYNLKVTEEEKIYDKMIRESDVNDVHIAPHTLRVAAMFTILTRLKDPKKGDIDLIKKMRLYDGESVEGYNRADVEELKKEHQDEGMSGIDPRYVINRISSTIIRKEVKTINALDVLRSLKEGLDQHPSITAETRERYLNYISLARKEYDDIAKKEVQKAFVYSYEESAKTLMDNYLDNVEAYCNKAKMRDQLTGEEINPDEKLMRSIEEQIGISENAKKAFREEILIRISAYARKGKRFDYNSHDRLREAIQKKLFADLKDVVKITTSTKTPDETQLKKINNVVARLIDEHGYNSTSANELLRYVGSLLNR